A region of the Carettochelys insculpta isolate YL-2023 chromosome 11, ASM3395843v1, whole genome shotgun sequence genome:
CCAGTTTGATGAGGGTTCCAGACCCTGAGCTCCCGGAGTGTGGTGGAGGGtatggctgggggcgggggataaAGGAGAAGAGCTGAGACAGAGGTGGTGCATCTGCCCCATGCATGGCCAATCCATGGCAGAGCCCATCTTCAGTTCACAGTCATCTCATCATTAACAGGAGCAAACCTCAGTGACTAACCAGCCAGTAGCTCTGACCTGCTCACCATGTGTTCCTGAGCCGGGTTGGACCAAGACCCGGAACTCAGAGCAGTTTTTGGGGTGGGATAAAGCACGTTGTCAGAACATTAGCTACTATGAGCTTGGTTCCCACTAAAACCCCAGCCATCCTGCTCGACCTTCAAACTCACAGCATGACCTTGGGGTGAGTAatgtcactgtgcctcagtttccccattggtaAAAGTGGGAGGGGTCATAATCATTTTGTTCCTTGAGGAGGAGGTGAGTGATGCGAGGCTAAATTCAGTGCTGTATGTTCAGTGGtgagatgctgtggctgtgtgagtAATCAAACAGGGTTCAGTCTCAGGTACTTCTTGGTCTCAGTGGTTCATGTATTTATTTAGCTCACATTTGCCCTGTATGCTAGGGCACTTCTTTTAGCCCCATTTTGCAGAGAGATTAAAAgcttgtctacattacagggCCCAGCTATGCCTGGGCAAGGAAGTGGGACAGAGGTGGGACCCATGTGATGTgccttcagttcccagctctgctattgACTCCTTGGGTGttgcactgtgcctcagtttctcctgtaAGACTGGCAGGGTCATTCCTCCTTTGGATAGTTAAAGTGACAAATGAATTTCCTCCTCCTGTGTGTGCAGCTGATATGACaatgaagggggtgggggtctgcCACTTCCTCAGCTAGTTCCGCCCACAGGAATTGGCTCAGTCTGTATGGGGATGCAAACGAGGTCTATTAGAAACCACTGACTCAAACCAGAGACCTGAATGACATGCTCCCTCAGCACCCCTCTGTGTGGacggatagctcaatggttagcacattggccttgtaaaggccgtgttgtgagcttaatcctggagggggccatttagaggtctggggcagatagatttaaaaaaaaaaatctgtcatggatggtgctagatcctgctatgagtgcagggaaccGGTCTCAGTGAtcgcttgaggtcccttccagctctgtgtttcAACTGGGTTGCTATGGAGGACTTAAAATTGGGACCCATCTGCTGAAGGCTTAAGCAACCAGTTATAAAGCATCACTAGCATTGCTAAATGTCAAACAGGCTGCATTTCTAGTGCAAGCGGTGTCATGCCCAAAGTGTGGCAACCCATATTTTGAACCTCATCGCGATGAGTAAAGAGGAATGAATCGCTGGATGAGCAGTCACTGGTTGCCTAAGGGCCAGTGATCATGATCCGATTACATTCAATATGGGTTAACAGAAGTCAGACCCTATACTTGGGCCCCAAAGGGCAATTTTCCAAAGTGGAGGAAAATTATGAGAAAAACTGACTGGGGGGAAAAATTTagaaaaaaggaatgaaaattgGGAGATATTAAGAGGAGTTTATTGGGCGAATAAAAATCCAGAAGAAAGAGGATGGCCTAAGCTAAAAGTTCTTCTTGGCTTGCTGCAAAGTGAAAgcaataattaaaaaaggaatataTAACAAATGGAAAAGGGGGAAACAGATAGCAATGGCTCTAAATCAGAAGGTATAACTCACAGAAAATTTAGCAGTGAAGCTAATGACATCTGGGAAAAATCTGTGGGTGGCTGGGTAAGGACAATAAGAAGCTTTTAAAGTGTATTAGGAATAAAATGAATCCTAGGAACAGTGTAAGCCATTACAACATGGAAATGGTCAAACTGTTAATGATGCAGAAAAGACAGAAATGttcaataaatatatttattctgTAACTGAAAAAAATAGGATAATGTGCTTGTATCATATGAGGATGATGCAGTTGATTAGTAACTCAAGAGGCTGTAAGACAACTACTATTATGTATGAACACTCCCGGATAACCTTTACCAAAGTCTCCTAAAATGATTGGCCAAGGAGATCATTGCCCCTACTTATgataatttttaataaatctaaATTCCAGAAAACAGAAAGAGTCTAATGTTATGCCAATATTCAAAAAGGGCAAGCTGGATTACCTGGGTACCTGTAGGCTGACCAGCTAGAGTAATAGAAAAGCTAACATGTGATTCAGCTGAGGGATGGGAATATCATAAAGGCCAGTCAGCATAGTTTGATGTATATGTGGCTTGAAGCTCTACAGCAGAGGGATCTTTTTATAGCAGAGATCTCAAAGGActggaaaagaataaataaagTATCCATCTACAAAAAAAGGAGCATGagaacaacccagggaattatagaccagtcagatTAACTTCAATCCCTAGAAAGACAGTAGAGCAAATAATCCATTTGTAAGTGCCTAGAAGCTAGTAAGCTGAAAACCaagagtcaacatggatttgtcaagaacaaatcatgtcaaaccatccTGATATCCTTCTTCACTAGGACAGCAAACTTTGTGGATGTGGGGGAAGCAGTTGATGTGATATTTCTTGACTTTTTACAGTAACAGATGTTAAGGGCTAACAGAAACAAACCAATACATTAAACAggaataagtcaccaggaccagactGTACTCGCCCATGAGTTCTCAAGCAACTACATATGAAATTGTAGAACTGGTAATTATAGTATGTAatctatcacttaaatcagcctgTGAACTAGATAACTTGATGATAAGTAATGACAGTTTTTAAACCAGGGCTCCAGATgtcaatgctccctctaattttatctatccatgtgcagaataaattttgttatgaccaccaaggcatgtgtggatttaCACCAACAGTAGAAACATGTacagccagctgtgggtgctttgctaatcagatgggtggcatttgaatctctcctgggtggctgcccaagtgctcagtttgcaGGGAGCACTGTCAGATGTGACCCCGGTAATTACAGATCAGTTAGcttaacgtcagtaccaggctaATTGCTTGAAACTATAGTGAAGAACAGACTCATCAGACACAAAGATGATCACAACTTGTTGGTGAAGATTCAGCATggcttttataaagggaaatcatgcatcATTAATTTATTAGACTCCTCTGAAGGGGTCAGCAAATACGGACAAGAGTCATTTTATTGTACTGTACCTACTAGTGTAGTGTagatctactaatataatataagccatcgtgtgccagcaatgccccactgcaatttacattggccaaactggacagtctctacgtaaaagaataaatggacataaatcagacatcaggaacggtaacatgcAAAAAACCTATAGAACACTTTAGtccccctggacactcagtaacagattgaaAAGTAGCCGTCCTTTTAAACagaacattttcaaaaaggaaatggaaagaaatctctgagctgcaattcatttgcaaatttgactccatcaatcaaggactgaacagagactgggagtggcgggccccttacaaaagcagtttctccgcccttgatgttcacagcatcacattaactgctgataatgggccacatccaccctgactgaatagaccttgtcagctctggccctcccatttactgagactccctctttaaatcctcttctgaaactGCATCCCCACatacagctgatgaagtgggtctttgtccgtgaaagcttatgcttcaaattatctgttagtctataaggtgccacgagccAGAGAAAGATCAACTCTGGCTTGTGAAGAATTGCATTTGAGATAAGGACAGGGTGAGAATTACGATCTGTGATCAGCTCTCTTAGGCTGTCTGCACAGGGTTAGGGTTATTGGTAGGGTTAGtgttgacctgctcagggttgatgttccagggttcgattttgcatcTTTGGTATGGACGCATGAAATCAACCTGTCAGGGGCCGCCATTAATGCCTGTACTCCTCGCGAGATGTGAGGAAGGGAGGTCGATCAGAGAAATTCTTTCGTTGACCTTCCCCATCATGGACACCCAAGTTAGCCGAGCTCAGATATGTCCAATTGAGCCACgcagttgccgtagctagaactgtatgtctgtggttgacttacttgcCTAGTATACACATAGCCTCAGTATTTAGGATTAGCTGATGAGTTTTGTTTATTTGGgcttgcttgttatttgtgaagttacagactaacagggttacAACTCTGTCACTTAGATCTTCACTTGCATTCACTGAAATCCTCCTTTTTtatacttttgtttattatcaagcccaatgtaaataattgtgcTGGAGGGAGGCGGAGCCACAGCTCTGATAAAGAGCTAACTTTATAAAACTGCTCTGCATAAAACATTGACGCAGGacaagacagatttatttggcgTGTTAGTCCcttttacaaaagcagtttctcctctgttgatgttcacacctccacatgagctactgataacgggccacgtcctccctgactgaactgactttgtcAATGCTGGACCTTCTCTTGACTGGGGCTCctcccttttcatgagcctatatatttagatcctcctctggaacccccccactcatgcatctgacgaagagggtctttgcccaccaaagcttctgctccaaaatagctgtgagtctataaggtgccacaggacttcttgttgcttttgaggGTCGTGTTCCTGGAAGCTATCAAGGCCCTCCtacagctgagctggttcagtgtaTGTGTTGCTCCACTGGGGGCCGTTACCCCAACTCTATGCCTTAGCTGGGAAAGACCAGAGTTTCTGACCCACGAGGGCCAGGTGGTGGggcaccccagagggcaggtaagtAGGCTcaatggcatgatcagcacatcagGTGACAACCCCAACAGGACCTCTATGACCACATCCAGTGTTCAATTTTTCAGGCGAAAGCTTTGGGTAAAAACCCCTTCTGGACGGTGACACCCCACAGAAGGGTTATCTGTCAGAAGTGGGTCTTGGCAGAGCTGAGTTCATTCTTTGAGGAGATTGTATGTTTGGTTAATAAAGGTGATGAGGGAGGTGGCTTGTGACCAGACTTGTGTAAGGTGTTTGACTTCATGCCATGACAGCGGGATTAAAACATTTGCATTATATTAGCATCACTGCAGGGGAAGGACGCCAGGAGCCACCAGATATGTGACAGCCTCCCCACCTTATGACTTCCCCCTGTGTCACCCTGTGACCAAGTGACTTGTGTGACGATGTGAGTCCCCTGGTTAGGTCGCGTGTGTTTCCTGATGTCATGTTGTAACCCAGGGTGTGTGCCTCAACTTCCCTAGACACAGCATTAGTCCCTAGTGGTGTTGGGAGTTTCAGTGTAATGACTATTCACACTGAGGCAATAGgcctccaggctctttgtaacctaggccacCAGGTGACCCTTTTCTTCCCTGGGTAAcaagacaaaggagggaggaggggcctggctggcgtGAATCAGAACTGGGCAGTTGAGTGGGGCAGTGtctctggtgggagagggagaaaggagggccaGGCCCCCACTCCAGGGCCCctgtccccaagatggattgtactgactgctcctggcTTCTGTGCTGCGTCCCCATtgcctgttctccctgctgaatgagagccacatctgactgcagatggggtgcagggcctggggacccctgggTTTAGGGCTCTCTGCAGGCGGCTGGGGTTGGGACATCCTCCCTTCTGCCCtaggctctgcctcttcccatccctgccctgccccagctccaccagtgccacctgtgagattcaggtgccacccggctgattggcacaacacctccagctgcccacagggggcagcgtgtgtttcgacTGGGGcacataatgaaatttattccatccatgggtggaaaaaattagagggaactctgcactccactcctgcccccacgCCTCCTCTCCCAAGCCTGGCGCCCGCAGCAGGGGTTGGGGATCCCCCCAGCACTCACAGTTGGTGGTAAGgagtgacccagccccagcccatgccactcccctggctcccagctgtgtcgTTCTGCTTCTCACTGCAGCTGGCGAGTGTGGGGTGTGGTTTTACCCCTTCCCCCTAAGTTGACATGGCTGGGAGTcaggggagtggagcaggctagGGCCAGGTCACTCCGCTTCCTGCTGATGatcccaacccccctccccccgagttGCTGCTTGTGGCCCTATGCCCCACCTTGTGTGGCATGGACGCATATGACCCTTCATCCCCGCCTCTCCCATCACCCCTGATTTATTTGTCTTGACAATAGTGGCCAGAGCTACCCCCAGGGTTCTAGATGAGATCTTCCCAGGGCTTGCTCTAAAGGCATTAAATGCTTCCCTATCTCCAGGGGAAATCTCTTTCCTGATCCACTCTGGGATTGCATTTGCCTCTTGTCACAGCTGCGGCACGTGGGTGGCTTGTAGGTATCATCCTCAGCCAGACATCCTGCGTGGTCTCTGGTGATGCCTCCACTGACAAGCTCACAGTAGCAGTTCCCGTTTCTGTTACTCCACTCGTCAAGCTCATCAACTTTTGTGCCCGTGTCATGTTCCGAAGGGGGGGTGGCGACAGGCAGACGGGAGGAGTCGGTGGTAACAGGTTGGGGTCTAGGGCAGGATGCTGTCAGATGGCTGGATGGGGTGGGTGAGGAGCGAGGGGTTAACAGCAGACGGGGGGAGCCAGTTTTGCTGCAGCTGAgctcagcagccagcccaggagtgTCCAGGcacctggctgcctccagccctgaaCACATTCGTTAAGGGCCCCCTGAGGTACCCCCAGAAGtccagccctgggagcccaggggggTTTAATggcagtggggaagaggaggtgtgTAAAGGAGAACCAGGATGGGGGCTGGTTACCacgtgggtggggggagaacttCTCCCAGGCACTAGGGCCAGCTAAGGAAGGAAGATAAGCAGAACACGGGCTCTCTCGGAGGCGGGGCCATCGGGGGGCGGGGCCCACATGGAGGCGGGGCCAGCCAGAGGGGCGGGGCTTTCTGGTGGGCGGAGCCAGTGGGTTATTTCTTTGGCCCTCCCGCGGGCTTCTGAACACTCGCAGCGATGCGGCGTTGCGGAGCGGGTGTGTTGCTGGCCGCGCTGGCGCTGCTGctcggggccgggccggggctgaGCCGGGCCGGCCTGGccgggggggtggaggaggcGCCGCTCTCGGATCCGGACGTGCAGGAAGCCCTGCGGTTCGCGGTGGAGGCCTATAACTTGGTCAGCAACAGCCTGTACCTCTACCGGGCGGAGCGGCTGGTGCGGGCTCGCAGACAGGTGAGCGGGGCGGGTCCCTGCGTGGAGCCCTGGAGCTGAGTGAGGGCGGCGGCGCTGGTTGTAGGGgaagccccacagccatggggagATCGGGAcctgtggtggggggcggggagggtgctGGTTATGGGGTAGCAGGGAGGTGCCCAGTGGTAGTGGCTTCTGTCCCCCCTTacccctgctcccagtgctggcCCATGGGTGGCCTTGTGGCGTTGGGGGTTGGCAAAGGATTTCCTCCCCATCACCTTGCCATGGGCGCTGGCTCCTTCAGCGACAGCTGGGGGCCCTGCCGGGGAGGGAACTCATGGGCTGCCAGGTGCTCATGGCCCCCTGGTGAGCCCCAGGAGCTCTGCATCCTGGAACAAAACACCGCTCTGGCAGGCACCCACCTAAGCAGGTGGGATGTCTGGGTGGCAGCCCTGGAGGGCACCCACTTCCCTGTGCCACTGTTTCCGATGCATATggcctgtctccctgcccccggGCACAGCGCCCCTTGAATTGCACTGGAAACCTTGTGGCTGGGGGAACCTCTGGGTGGGACtgcaggggtgaggaggggcattGTTTAGCATCAGTGTATGAGCACCAGGGTGGCCCTTTGGAGTGAACCCTCCTCGCCCTGCCTGGCTTCTGCTGGGCTCAGGGCTTCCATCCCTACCCTGCCCCTCCATGACCTCTCTTGGGGTGTCCAGggatttttctcttctctccacCCATGCCACTCTGATTCTGTCTGTGCTCAGGGGCTTatctggggcagcagtggtgctacAGAGGCTGAGGGCCCCTCTCCTCCCGCAGCTTGGCAGGAGGGAGTGCTCACtagcagctggctgggaagggTCCGAGTGAaggcagctctgctggtgctggcagggcagagcagctgggggcagagaggaaccAGGAAGAGTGCAGCGGAGGTGATTGGGCTGTGCTTAGGTGTACAAGTACATGCAGTGtcatggggcacctggcagtTTAGTCCTCTACTGTTTCAGGTACCCacggctgatggctgtgcagggcGTAATGCGAGGGACTTGAGTATTGGTTACTGTGTGCAAGCCACAGGAATGCTTCTCTGCATCGCCCAAGCACTGTTTGCACAGACCCATGCCCCACTCTGCCTCTCCCCAAAGCACCTGACCAGGGCAGGCTCGCTGCCGTCGCCTCTGTTCACTTCAGCGCTGCTTCAAGCCTCTGTTGCAttgggtgttgtggggggaagcagggggatcCCTGGGTCCTGATGGGACCTTGTCTGGGATTGAGGGGGGGCACTTGCCTGCTGATGTGCGAGGCCATTCTGAGATGTGGGGGGGCCCTCCCTCTCTCGTATTGAGTGCTGACCCAGAGACAGGGTCCTGCACAGGGTCCTCTGCAGCACTCAATATAATGGGCCCGTGATCTGACTGCCCCagatcctggccagggctggggagacaagCAGCATAACTTGAAACTCTAGTCAGAGAGTGGCTGGTCTGTGGGTCCATCAGATGGGGAGTCTGACGGATTAGCTGGGATGAACTTTCAGGGAAAGTGGCGGATTCGCCACCTTAAGCGTCTTTATTTTAAATCCCATGTAGCGCTCTCTTCAGACGATGCACTGGCCAAGTGTGGTGTTGGGCTCGTTGCAGGGGTCATGGTGTGACTGtctctggcctgggctgggcaggaaaTCAGCCTGGCTCAGCAATGCTCTGACCTCTTAGTCAGGAGCCATGTTAGTGCTCAGGGTTACCCACGAGAGCACAGCAGTGTGAGTTCAGTTGTTTCATTTGCCAGTTGTGTATATGCCTCACAGCCAAAGGGCTGACGAAGTAATCTCCAATTAGATGACCAAGTAAACGCGGCTTGGTTGGCTAGTATTACATCCTCCTATGGTGTTTTAACACTCTGATTGTGCCATGGCATCTGTagcctttgtcagaagctgggaacgggcGACAGGGCAGGGATCACTTGTTGGtaacctgttctgtttgttccctctggggcacctggcatcggtCGCTGTAGGAAGACAGGAtgcagggctggatggaccttttgtTCTGCTCCTCTGTTAAGAGTTGCAGGAGCTGCTTTaaagagccacctgcagctcccaagcCTCAGTCCGTCACTAGGCCCGGTGTCAgctggtcccttttggccttcaactctatggctgtggccacacttggccaaatccaagcatgctaatgaggccctggcCTGAATGTTCACCTCCTCGTTAGCATTAGCACGCTGCTGGCCGCAGTGCtccaaaagcaccactttcgaatgcgcacagctcagctacacaggggtcctttttttgaaaggacactgcgtattttgaaatccccttttccccctttcgaaagggactcCCATGGAGCCGCACAGAGCCGTAAgcatttgaaagcggtgcttttgcaGCTCTGCGGCTGGcaacatgttaatgaggtgctgaattgaaagcacctcattaatattcttcaattttggctattagcatggccgttttgaaattttggcccagtgtggccacGGCCTATGAATGATCAGCCAGTTCATGCTTCGtatgcagcttttttgtttcCCTGGTCCAAAACGTTGCTCTGTGTTACTTCCCCACAGCCTCCCAGCCAAGGGCCCCACCCATTGAGTCCACAGAGCATGCGGGAAATGTCCTGTATTGCTTATGCTCGGACTCCCTCCCATTGACCACGGTAAATTCTACTTGGCCCATCTCCCCTATCCCCCCTGCTGCAAACATCCTGTTCAGCCGTTGCCTTTTAGGGCTGGTCTGTCGGCTCCTTTTGCGTGGTGCCCGGCACCACAGGGTCCTGGTGCAGGCCTGAGGCgcccaagcaccatctctatCCAAATGTTTTTTGTTGGTCAAACTTTTCTTCTTTCCCCAAATGAAACAATTTTGCAGTGAATGTTGTTGGCCGTATCCCACCAGATACTGGACCAAAACATCTGTCCTGTTTCTTAATGTTTGTGTTTCTGtaaattcccccccaccctctcttCTCTGAGGTAAGGCAATTGAGGCTATCCCCTGACTGGCAGAAGCCAGCAGATCCTAGCCCAGAAGCAGTGTCTCTGCAAGCGTGCAATGCTTAGTTCCATCTGTGCAGTTCCTTGTGCTCATAATGCTGTGGCAAGGGTGCAGTGCCTTCAGCATGGTTAAAACCATGTCCCTGGTGGCTTTAAAGCCTAACAGCAtttgcttgggggcggggggtggaaacCGGGTTTCTGAAAGAGGGCGGCTTCTCCCTCCTAGAAATTGAGACATCCATCCATGTCGTCTTGGCTTAATCTGTGGCACAAAAGCAGCTTTGATTGTTTCCGTGGAACTGACTTTTAAGTCTCCAGCTGACTCTGAGGAACAAACGGTGATCTAAATACAGTGATGGATGAATGCCCTGGACTGAGCCTCAGGGAACCTGGgttttattcctggctctgttACTTTTCTGTAGTATTCatggtggaggtgcagggtctgggcagaagtACAGGTGTGATCTGGGGCTGGCGGTTGAGATAcaggaaggggtggagggtgAGAGCGGGTTTGGGTGGAGGAAaagattctgacctggggcagggtgtcagGGCGGATGTGGGGGGtttggattgtgacctgggggttcgggtgcagcaggggatgggATAGGAGTGCAGGCGCCCAATGGGAGCTGCTTACCGTAGGTGGCTCCCAACCAGAAGCCCAGTGGGATCCTTGGGATCTGCTGCACCCACACGTGCCACTCAAAGCACCTCACTGTTGAGCCCAGCGTACATGTCTGCGCAGCCAATGCCATGGGGATAGGGGCTCTAACAACGGTCTGCCCTGCAAGCATGGCtgaagcagctcccactggctagcTTCCTGTCAAGGGGTCTGCAAGTGTTGtgttggggctggaggcagcgcATGGAGACCAGCATTCCCTCTttgccatccatgtgcaaaataaattatttgcaccagggcatgtgcttatatgcaccaccagcagaaacatacagcctggctgtgggtgccccTTATTTTGGTCTGCCGGGGGCAGGTGGAGGCTTTGTCTTGCACCCAAAGCAGAACCTCCTGCCCTGGAGTGCTCCTTCCGTTTTTTTGTCCAGCAGAGTACGATGGGACCCCAGTCTCAGTGCTTGCCAGCCGTAACTGCCACCTGCAGACAGTTGCAGTTTATGGAGCTGAAACTTTTGATTTCTTCACTTTCCTGCTACTGATCAGGAGTGGGACATGTCCTTCTCACACAGAGATCTCTGCTCTTGTTCCAGGTGGTGGCTGGAGTGAAATACATCCTAAACGTGGAGCTGGTGGGAACACAGTGCCAGAAAAATGGGGCAGGCCTTGGAAACGCAGACGTCAGCAAATGCCCCTTGCCTCCACAGTCAAAGCAGAAGGTGAGCAGAGAAGATGGCATAGCTGCTGGTTGAGTAATTGACCAGGTGGGCTCAGGACTGTCTTGCGTGATCGGGGTTCCATGCCTGGCACAGAACTGACTTGTAAAACCATAGCGCTGAAGAGCTCCAGACCTGGGCCAGGACCCCATGGAACTTGGTGCTggtcaaacagaacaaaaagacagcacTATAGAGCAGGAGCTTCTGTTTGAGGTCTGAGACAAGAGCCAACAGATGACTTGGGGAGCCCCTGGAAAGtgacctgcagctggggtgggaagTAACTTGGTTAGTAGAATTATGGTGATTGGTTGGTAGAATTGGGGTGGTTACTTCCCAGTCACCAACTTTGAGGAAGTAACTTGAAGGAGGATAATGCAGTTGCTTTGCAGATGTGTTCAGGAGCAGCATCCTAAAACATCTGGAAAGCAGCACCTTTAGCTGGGCTGGGGTTACTCTGGCAAACTCAGAATGCAGGGAGCTGCACAACACCTTGGGCatgtcactgtgcctcagttaccTCTCATCACCCTTCCTCTGTTCACATTGTGAGTTCAGTGAGGGAGCGACTCTCAGaacatggtgcagtggggccacTCAGTTTAGCTTTGAGTGTTTGGGTAATCCGCTGTGGGAGCGCCTCCGTCTTAAAGTGGCTGTGCcctaaattttgtttaaaaatggctTAAGACTTGACaattaaacattttcattaatttaaTAATTTCAAAAAGGCCCAGAAGGTTTAGCCATCTAAATGTAGAAACTAAATGTAACCAGAGCGTGAAACTGACTTGTCTCagaatgcaaataaaaagggAATGACTACACCCGTTCCTTTTCACCATCCCCA
Encoded here:
- the CST6 gene encoding cystatin-M; this translates as MRRCGAGVLLAALALLLGAGPGLSRAGLAGGVEEAPLSDPDVQEALRFAVEAYNLVSNSLYLYRAERLVRARRQVVAGVKYILNVELVGTQCQKNGAGLGNADVSKCPLPPQSKQKKLLCELMVWNQPWLHNMQLLSHHCSVSN